The Helianthus annuus cultivar XRQ/B chromosome 16, HanXRQr2.0-SUNRISE, whole genome shotgun sequence genome includes a window with the following:
- the LOC110915883 gene encoding phospho-2-dehydro-3-deoxyheptonate aldolase 2, chloroplastic isoform X1, giving the protein MITIGSSTTTTSSLFKHKPIFTVRATGKFATTWTPNSWKSKPAVQIPEYPDKNHLESVLKTLESYPPIVFAGEARKLEERLGEAACGGAFLLQGGDCAESFKEFKTDNIRDTFRLLLQMSVVLMFGGQMPVIKVGRMAGQFAKPRSDSFEEKDGVKLPSYRGDNINGDSFDEKSRIPDPSRMIQAYTQSVSTLNILRAFATGGYAAMQRVNEWNLDFTEHSEQGDRYRELAHRVDEAMGFMAAAGLTTDHPIMTTTQFWTSHECLLLPYEQALTREDSTSGLYYDCAAHMVWVGERTRQLDGAHVEFLRGVANPLGIKVSDKMDPNLLVKLIEILNPHNKPGRITVISRMGADNTRVKLPHLIRAVRGAGQIVTWVSDPMHGNTIKAPMGLKTRSFDAIRAEVTAFFDVHDQEGSYPGGVHLEMTGQNVTECVGGARTITYNDLSSRYHTHCDPRLNASQSLELAFIIAERLRKGRLRRGISTTTAGFIR; this is encoded by the exons ATGATCACCATCGgttcctccaccaccaccacgtCCTCCCTCTTCAAACATAAACCGATCTTCACCGTTCGTGCCACCGGAAAATTCGCCACAACATGGACACCCAACAGCTGGAAATCAAAACCCGCCGTTCAAATCCCAGAATACCCCGACAAGAATCATCTGGAATCTGTTCTGAAAACACTAGAATCTTATCCTCCGATTGTGTTTGCCGGTGAAGCTCGGAAGCTAGAGGAGCGCTTGGGTGAGGCTGCATGCGGTGGTGCCTTCTTGCTTCAAGGTGGTGATTGTGCTGAGAGTTTTAAGGAGTTTAAAACTGATAACATAAGGGATACGTTTCGGTTGCTGTTACAGATGAGTGTTGTGCTTATGTTCGGTGGTCAAATGCCTGTTATTAAG GTGGGGAGAATGGCTGGCCAATTTGCTAAACCAAGATCAGACTCATTCGAAGAGAAAGATGGGGTTAAATTACCAAGTTACAGAGGAGACAATATAAATGGCGATTCATTCGACGAAAAATCAAGAATTCCAGACCCTAGTAGAATGATTCAAGCTTACACTCAATCAGTCTCCACCCTCAACATCTTGAGGGCTTTTGCCACTGGTGGTTATGCAGCTATGCAGCGCGTTAACGAATGGAATCTTGATTTCACAGAGCATAGTGAACAAGGAGACCG GTACCGCGAATTGGCTCATAGAGTTGATGAGGCAATGGGGTTCATGGCTGCTGCTGGACTCACAACTGATCACCCGATTATGACTACTACGCAGTTTTGGACGTCTCACGAGTGCTTGCTTTTGCCTTATGAACAAGCACTCACAAGGGAAGACTCTACTTCAGGTCTTTACTATGATTGTGCAGCTCACATGGTTTGGGTCGGTGAACGTACACGCCAACTTGATGGTGCGCATGTTGAATTTCTTCGAGGAGTTGCAAACCCTCTTGGCATTAAG GTGAGTGATAAAATGGACCCGAACCTACTAGTAAAGCTCATTGAAATCTTGAACCCTCATAACAAGCCTGGAAGAATCACTGTCATTTCAAGAATGGGAGCCGATAACACACGAGTGAAGCTTCCTCATCTGATCAGAGCGGTTCGTGGGGCTGGTCAAATCGTCACCTGGGTTAGTGACCCAATGCATGGTAACACCATTAAAGCTCCCATGGGGCTCAAGACTCGTTCTTTTGATGCGATTAGG GCTGAAGTGACGGCGTTCTTTGACGTGCATGATCAAGAAGGAAGCTACCCAGGCGGTGTTCATCTAGAAATGACGGGCCAGAACGTAACCGAGTGTGTTGGGGGTGCACGGACCATCACCTACAACGACTTGAGCTCACGGTACCACACCCATTGTGACCCGCGGCTCAATGCTTCTCAGTCATTGGAACTTGCCTTCATCATTGCAGAGCGGCTCAGGAAGGGACGGCTCAGACGAGGCATTAGCACCACAACAGCAGGTTTTATACGTTAG
- the LOC110915883 gene encoding phospho-2-dehydro-3-deoxyheptonate aldolase 2, chloroplastic isoform X2, with translation MITIGSSTTTTSSLFKHKPIFTVRATGKFATTWTPNSWKSKPAVQIPEYPDKNHLESVLKTLESYPPIVFAGEARKLEERLGEAACGGAFLLQGGDCAESFKEFKTDNIRDTFRLLLQMSVVLMFGGQMPVIKVGRMAGQFAKPRSDSFEEKDGVKLPSYRGDNINGDSFDEKSRIPDPSRMIQAYTQSVSTLNILRAFATGGYAAMQRVNEWNLDFTEHSEQGDRYRELAHRVDEAMGFMAAAGLTTDHPIMTTTQFWTSHECLLLPYEQALTREDSTSGLYYDCAAHMVWVGERTRQLDGAHVEFLRGVANPLGIKAEVTAFFDVHDQEGSYPGGVHLEMTGQNVTECVGGARTITYNDLSSRYHTHCDPRLNASQSLELAFIIAERLRKGRLRRGISTTTAGFIR, from the exons ATGATCACCATCGgttcctccaccaccaccacgtCCTCCCTCTTCAAACATAAACCGATCTTCACCGTTCGTGCCACCGGAAAATTCGCCACAACATGGACACCCAACAGCTGGAAATCAAAACCCGCCGTTCAAATCCCAGAATACCCCGACAAGAATCATCTGGAATCTGTTCTGAAAACACTAGAATCTTATCCTCCGATTGTGTTTGCCGGTGAAGCTCGGAAGCTAGAGGAGCGCTTGGGTGAGGCTGCATGCGGTGGTGCCTTCTTGCTTCAAGGTGGTGATTGTGCTGAGAGTTTTAAGGAGTTTAAAACTGATAACATAAGGGATACGTTTCGGTTGCTGTTACAGATGAGTGTTGTGCTTATGTTCGGTGGTCAAATGCCTGTTATTAAG GTGGGGAGAATGGCTGGCCAATTTGCTAAACCAAGATCAGACTCATTCGAAGAGAAAGATGGGGTTAAATTACCAAGTTACAGAGGAGACAATATAAATGGCGATTCATTCGACGAAAAATCAAGAATTCCAGACCCTAGTAGAATGATTCAAGCTTACACTCAATCAGTCTCCACCCTCAACATCTTGAGGGCTTTTGCCACTGGTGGTTATGCAGCTATGCAGCGCGTTAACGAATGGAATCTTGATTTCACAGAGCATAGTGAACAAGGAGACCG GTACCGCGAATTGGCTCATAGAGTTGATGAGGCAATGGGGTTCATGGCTGCTGCTGGACTCACAACTGATCACCCGATTATGACTACTACGCAGTTTTGGACGTCTCACGAGTGCTTGCTTTTGCCTTATGAACAAGCACTCACAAGGGAAGACTCTACTTCAGGTCTTTACTATGATTGTGCAGCTCACATGGTTTGGGTCGGTGAACGTACACGCCAACTTGATGGTGCGCATGTTGAATTTCTTCGAGGAGTTGCAAACCCTCTTGGCATTAAG GCTGAAGTGACGGCGTTCTTTGACGTGCATGATCAAGAAGGAAGCTACCCAGGCGGTGTTCATCTAGAAATGACGGGCCAGAACGTAACCGAGTGTGTTGGGGGTGCACGGACCATCACCTACAACGACTTGAGCTCACGGTACCACACCCATTGTGACCCGCGGCTCAATGCTTCTCAGTCATTGGAACTTGCCTTCATCATTGCAGAGCGGCTCAGGAAGGGACGGCTCAGACGAGGCATTAGCACCACAACAGCAGGTTTTATACGTTAG